In Lacibacter sp. H375, one DNA window encodes the following:
- a CDS encoding response regulator: protein MNKNGPVIIIEDDADDQELFMEVFQNLNYTNELIFFSDGVSALDFLNKSDRLPFLILSDINMPKLDGFALRDKLKTDAALALKCIPYLFFSTALNQKAVIDAYSLSVQGFFVKQTSIAELEKTISVIMEYWKRCAAPNNF from the coding sequence ATGAATAAGAATGGCCCTGTTATAATAATTGAAGATGATGCCGATGATCAGGAGTTATTTATGGAAGTTTTTCAAAACCTGAATTATACAAACGAACTTATTTTCTTTAGCGATGGTGTTTCGGCTCTTGATTTTTTAAACAAATCTGACAGATTACCATTTTTAATACTGTCTGACATTAATATGCCTAAACTGGACGGTTTTGCCTTAAGAGATAAATTAAAAACTGATGCTGCATTGGCACTCAAGTGTATTCCTTATTTGTTTTTTTCAACTGCTTTAAACCAGAAAGCTGTAATAGATGCTTACAGTTTGTCTGTTCAAGGCTTTTTTGTAAAACAAACATCAATAGCAGAGTTAGAAAAAACAATTTCGGTTATTATGGAATATTGGAAAAGATGTGCTGCACCTAACAACTTTTAA
- a CDS encoding fibronectin type III domain-containing protein, whose translation MTRTILSFSKFTDGTLESKTHSIISSMTANANFPTPVPAIVDVQAAATAFSAALVKAGTGNRVDVADKNAKRETLTGLLRTLGTYVNLVANGDRTQLLSSGFDISKDPQPLVISKPENLKVENGLSSGQLFVTVKAVKGAYAYLHEYTTDASLAPGSWVTTNSTASRYTFNNLQPGTVYYCRVGAIGSNNQLLYSDAVSRMVI comes from the coding sequence ATGACCAGAACAATTCTGAGTTTCTCAAAGTTTACCGATGGTACACTGGAGAGCAAAACACACAGCATTATCAGCAGCATGACTGCCAATGCAAACTTCCCCACTCCTGTTCCTGCCATTGTTGATGTGCAGGCTGCTGCCACTGCTTTTTCGGCCGCTCTTGTAAAAGCGGGTACGGGTAACCGTGTGGATGTGGCCGACAAAAATGCAAAACGTGAAACGCTTACCGGTTTGCTGCGCACACTTGGTACGTATGTAAACCTTGTGGCCAATGGCGACCGTACACAATTGCTCAGTTCAGGGTTCGACATCAGTAAAGATCCTCAACCATTGGTGATCAGCAAACCTGAAAACCTGAAGGTTGAAAATGGTTTAAGCAGCGGCCAGTTGTTTGTTACTGTAAAAGCTGTGAAAGGTGCTTATGCTTATTTGCATGAATACACTACTGATGCATCACTTGCGCCGGGCAGCTGGGTAACTACCAACTCTACTGCCAGCCGTTATACATTTAATAATCTGCAACCGGGTACTGTTTATTACTGCCGTGTGGGTGCAATAGGCAGCAACAATCAATTGCTGTACAGCGATGCGGTGAGCCGCATGGTAATTTAA
- a CDS encoding class I SAM-dependent methyltransferase — translation MQNTTPISTQIAQQDFIVAEIETLIEQGGPRQHQYAYADYLFEEIGKKLKTGELPAEVGSNLLKQCKFLQTSDSIMGHIRNKPYGYAGDFMIIERIYLNEAQPSTNHYYWDQYSLEHVAAKAVRNRKDYFKNTMTNRIEQSQAPLRLLDVASGPARDLKELFEIIQPQRMNVTCVEMDSRAIEHATSINASHGGEIKFINQNIFKFRTEERFDIVWSAGLFDYFCDRSFTAVLKKLIECATDNGEIIIGNFSDENPSQIYMEMVGDWILNHRSAQHLTELAIAAGAHPQQITVGKEPEGINLFLHIKKGEC, via the coding sequence ATGCAGAACACAACACCTATCTCAACCCAAATTGCACAACAGGATTTTATTGTAGCAGAAATTGAAACGCTTATTGAACAGGGCGGCCCACGGCAACATCAATATGCTTATGCCGATTACCTGTTTGAAGAAATCGGTAAAAAATTAAAAACAGGTGAACTGCCTGCAGAAGTTGGCAGCAACTTATTGAAGCAATGTAAGTTCTTACAAACAAGTGATTCAATTATGGGGCATATCCGTAACAAACCTTATGGTTATGCAGGTGATTTTATGATCATCGAGCGGATTTATTTGAACGAGGCACAACCCTCAACCAATCATTACTATTGGGATCAGTATTCTTTAGAACATGTGGCGGCTAAAGCAGTGCGTAACCGTAAAGATTATTTTAAAAACACAATGACCAATCGTATTGAACAGTCACAAGCTCCATTACGTTTGCTTGATGTGGCAAGCGGCCCGGCAAGAGATCTCAAAGAACTGTTCGAAATCATTCAGCCGCAGCGTATGAACGTTACCTGTGTTGAAATGGACAGCCGTGCCATTGAACATGCAACAAGCATCAATGCTTCGCATGGTGGTGAAATAAAATTCATCAACCAAAACATTTTTAAGTTTCGAACAGAAGAACGGTTCGATATTGTATGGTCGGCAGGTTTGTTCGATTATTTCTGCGACCGCAGTTTTACAGCAGTATTAAAAAAGCTCATTGAATGTGCAACAGACAATGGTGAAATCATCATCGGCAATTTCAGCGATGAAAACCCCAGCCAAATTTATATGGAAATGGTGGGCGATTGGATATTAAACCATCGCAGTGCCCAACATCTTACTGAACTGGCCATTGCCGCCGGTGCACATCCACAACAAATAACTGTGGGTAAAGAACCCGAAGGCATCAACCTGTTTTTGCATATTAAGAAAGGGGAGTGTTGA
- a CDS encoding fatty acid desaturase family protein has translation MKTIKFVSNDANQKQFGLAVRKNVNDYFRDNNISIKGNLRMAIQTMVMLAAYIFPFVLLFIIPMNGWVALLLAALSGAGMAGVGMCVMHDAVHGSYSNREWINKMLGSTMYLLGSNVFNWKIQHNYLHHSYTNIDSYDHDINSKGPIRFSQYGPLKKIHRYQYIHAFFFYGLMTIAKLIKDYSQLNHFNKAGITGKYHISPAFEYTKMTIVKLVYLFVFIGLPLLFTSFTWWQVLLGFFVMHWMAGFIMSTVFQLAHVVDGAEQLLPDEKGEISEEWAVHQLRTTSDFARNNLFLEYYIGGLNFQIEHHLFPNICHIHYRKIAPIVERTAKEFGFVYNLKPSLWQAFSSHIQRLKELGRFSIAGK, from the coding sequence ATGAAAACAATAAAATTTGTTAGTAATGATGCCAACCAAAAACAATTTGGATTGGCAGTTCGAAAAAACGTAAACGATTATTTCAGAGACAATAATATCTCGATAAAAGGTAATCTGCGAATGGCCATTCAAACCATGGTTATGCTGGCCGCTTATATTTTCCCATTTGTACTCCTGTTTATCATTCCAATGAACGGCTGGGTTGCATTGCTTTTGGCGGCTCTGTCGGGTGCAGGAATGGCGGGCGTTGGCATGTGTGTAATGCATGATGCTGTTCATGGCTCTTACTCCAACAGAGAATGGATCAACAAAATGCTCGGCAGCACCATGTATTTGCTAGGCAGCAATGTGTTTAACTGGAAAATACAACACAATTACCTCCATCATTCTTACACTAATATTGACAGTTACGACCATGACATCAACTCTAAAGGCCCCATTCGTTTTTCGCAGTATGGCCCGTTGAAAAAAATTCACCGCTATCAATACATTCATGCGTTCTTCTTTTATGGTTTAATGACTATTGCTAAGCTTATTAAAGATTACAGTCAACTGAACCATTTCAATAAAGCGGGAATTACCGGTAAGTACCACATAAGCCCTGCATTTGAGTATACAAAAATGACCATTGTAAAACTTGTTTATCTTTTTGTTTTTATTGGTCTTCCTCTTTTGTTTACTTCATTTACCTGGTGGCAGGTATTACTTGGTTTTTTTGTTATGCATTGGATGGCAGGGTTTATTATGAGCACTGTATTTCAGTTGGCGCATGTGGTTGATGGTGCCGAGCAATTGCTACCCGATGAGAAAGGAGAAATAAGCGAAGAATGGGCGGTTCATCAATTGCGTACAACTTCAGACTTTGCAAGAAACAATCTTTTCCTTGAGTATTATATTGGTGGTTTGAATTTCCAGATTGAACATCATTTGTTTCCTAATATCTGCCATATACATTACAGGAAAATAGCGCCCATAGTAGAGCGCACTGCCAAAGAGTTTGGCTTTGTTTACAATTTAAAACCAAGTTTGTGGCAAGCTTTTTCTTCGCATATTCAAAGGTTGAAAGAACTCGGCAGGTTTTCGATTGCAGGAAAGTAA
- a CDS encoding CDGSH iron-sulfur domain-containing protein, with product MSKTKITVNNNGSLKIEGDFEIVDKNGGVYNLQGREIVSLCRCGLSKNKPFCDSSHKGHFEHDAIAFDLPPKKTV from the coding sequence ATGTCAAAAACAAAAATTACGGTTAACAACAACGGATCATTGAAAATAGAAGGCGATTTTGAAATAGTGGATAAGAACGGAGGGGTGTATAATCTACAGGGTAGGGAAATTGTTTCACTATGCCGTTGCGGGTTGTCGAAAAATAAACCATTCTGCGATAGTTCACATAAGGGTCATTTTGAACATGATGCAATAGCATTTGATCTGCCTCCAAAGAAAACGGTTTAA
- a CDS encoding 2OG-Fe(II) oxygenase: protein MEKIFNTLVNSFINNKVGIAENFLSKTLSLQLKANLQTLYTSQQMQSAGTGGNSNVHYDQLFRSDIIYWLDRTHNNAHENTFFDLMDSFILFLNETCYTGITGYEFHYALYEQGSFYKKHLDQFKNDDSRKYSMIMYLNSEWTEGDGGELCIHHHDHIENITPTSGKTVFFKSSELEHEVLLSNKPRMSITGWLKG from the coding sequence TTGGAAAAGATTTTTAATACACTCGTCAACAGCTTCATCAATAACAAAGTAGGAATTGCAGAAAACTTTTTAAGTAAAACGCTTTCATTACAGTTGAAAGCAAATTTGCAAACGCTTTATACTTCTCAGCAAATGCAATCGGCCGGTACGGGTGGAAACAGCAACGTTCACTACGATCAGTTATTCCGGAGCGATATCATCTATTGGCTCGACCGAACGCATAACAATGCGCATGAAAATACCTTCTTCGATCTCATGGATTCGTTCATTCTTTTTTTGAATGAAACCTGCTACACCGGAATTACAGGTTACGAATTTCATTATGCCTTGTACGAACAGGGAAGTTTCTACAAAAAGCATCTCGATCAATTTAAGAACGATGACAGCCGCAAATATTCCATGATCATGTATCTCAACAGTGAATGGACAGAAGGTGATGGGGGAGAATTGTGTATTCATCATCACGATCATATTGAAAACATAACACCCACAAGCGGCAAAACTGTTTTCTTTAAAAGCAGTGAACTGGAACACGAAGTATTACTCAGCAATAAACCAAGGATGAGTATAACGGGTTGGTTAAAAGGATGA
- a CDS encoding VF530 family protein — MQQSNDPLHGKTLEMIVTALVDHFGWKELGQIIRINCFNSNPSIKSSLTFLRKTPWARKKVEDLYLSILKN, encoded by the coding sequence ATGCAACAATCGAACGATCCCCTGCACGGTAAAACATTAGAAATGATTGTAACGGCTCTTGTTGACCATTTTGGCTGGAAAGAGTTGGGACAGATCATCCGCATCAATTGCTTTAACAGCAACCCCAGTATTAAATCGAGCCTTACGTTTTTACGCAAAACACCGTGGGCACGGAAGAAGGTGGAAGATTTGTATTTGAGTATTCTGAAAAACTAA
- a CDS encoding DUF4256 domain-containing protein, whose translation MSNTKKKLSASQSDELISILKTRFEKNVKRHKGIEWTDVQKKLEASPAKLWSLNEMEITDGEPDVVGFDKKSGEYIFYDCSAESPKGRRSVCYDHEALEKRKEHKPENSAVEMAKDMDIELLTEEQYRELQQLGEFDLKTSSWIVTPAAIRKLNGALFCDRRYNTVFVYHNGAESYYAARGFRGSLRV comes from the coding sequence ATGAGTAACACAAAGAAGAAACTATCAGCTTCACAGAGTGATGAACTGATCAGCATATTAAAAACACGTTTCGAAAAAAACGTGAAACGCCATAAAGGTATTGAGTGGACTGATGTGCAGAAGAAGCTGGAAGCAAGCCCTGCAAAACTTTGGTCACTCAATGAAATGGAAATAACGGATGGCGAACCCGATGTAGTTGGATTTGATAAAAAGAGTGGTGAATATATTTTTTATGATTGCTCAGCTGAAAGCCCCAAAGGCCGACGCAGTGTTTGTTATGATCATGAAGCGCTGGAGAAACGCAAGGAACATAAACCGGAAAACAGTGCTGTTGAAATGGCAAAAGATATGGACATTGAATTGTTAACAGAAGAACAATACCGTGAGCTGCAGCAACTGGGCGAGTTCGATTTAAAAACATCGAGCTGGATCGTAACACCTGCCGCCATCCGTAAACTTAATGGTGCATTGTTTTGTGATCGTCGCTACAACACAGTATTTGTGTATCACAACGGTGCGGAATCTTATTATGCAGCAAGGGGCTTCCGTGGTTCGCTTAGAGTGTAA
- a CDS encoding YdeI/OmpD-associated family protein, with amino-acid sequence MNPEVDWYFSKNEQWEKEITKLRKIILDCGLTEELKWGSPCYLHEGRNIVLIHVFKEYCAVLFFKGALLKDDHGILIQQSENVQSARQVRFTNSKEIVKLEKILKAYIYEAIEVEKAGLKVKLKKVAEYTMPEEFQKKLAKSKTLKAAFEKLTPGRQRGYLLHFSSAKQSKTREARVEKYLQKILDGKGLDD; translated from the coding sequence ATGAATCCTGAAGTTGATTGGTATTTCAGTAAAAACGAACAATGGGAGAAAGAGATCACCAAATTAAGAAAGATCATTCTCGATTGTGGATTAACAGAGGAATTGAAATGGGGCAGTCCCTGTTACCTGCACGAAGGTCGTAACATTGTGCTGATACATGTGTTTAAAGAATACTGTGCTGTTTTGTTTTTCAAAGGCGCCTTGCTAAAAGACGATCATGGTATTCTTATTCAGCAGTCAGAGAATGTACAGTCTGCAAGACAGGTACGCTTCACCAACAGTAAGGAAATCGTGAAGTTGGAAAAAATACTGAAGGCTTATATTTATGAAGCCATTGAAGTGGAGAAAGCAGGGTTGAAAGTGAAATTAAAAAAAGTTGCCGAATACACTATGCCGGAAGAGTTTCAAAAGAAACTAGCTAAAAGTAAAACACTGAAAGCTGCGTTTGAAAAATTAACACCGGGACGACAAAGAGGATACTTGCTGCATTTTTCTTCGGCCAAACAATCCAAAACAAGAGAAGCAAGAGTTGAAAAGTATTTGCAGAAGATTCTCGATGGAAAAGGATTGGATGATTAA
- a CDS encoding DUF1801 domain-containing protein, whose protein sequence is MGKLAEIKTKQNSSSVDDFINAIADEQKRNDCRVILKMMEKATKEEPKMWGSSMIGFGKVRYKSAATGREVDWFKIGFSPRKANFSLHLIDLKLHADALAKLGKHKTGLGCLYINKLEDVDVKVLDKMIAAAAKHKAYQE, encoded by the coding sequence ATGGGTAAGTTAGCTGAAATTAAAACGAAGCAAAATTCTTCCAGCGTAGATGATTTTATTAATGCTATAGCCGATGAGCAAAAGCGTAACGATTGCCGGGTTATACTGAAGATGATGGAAAAAGCAACAAAAGAAGAACCTAAAATGTGGGGCAGTTCTATGATCGGGTTTGGAAAAGTGCGCTACAAAAGTGCAGCTACGGGAAGAGAAGTAGATTGGTTTAAAATCGGCTTCTCTCCACGTAAAGCTAATTTCTCTTTACACCTGATCGATCTCAAACTACATGCAGATGCATTAGCAAAATTAGGCAAACACAAAACCGGCCTGGGTTGTCTTTATATCAACAAACTGGAAGATGTTGATGTAAAAGTGTTGGATAAAATGATTGCTGCTGCAGCAAAACATAAAGCTTACCAGGAGTAG
- a CDS encoding cation:proton antiporter: MKKFKNGFFYIITIGAFSVLMYWIILMGIKLEKGRAIKAAVSEKTKWDDFTDSLLHNLQHPLAILLAQIVTIIFAARFFGWVFKKIGQPTVIGEIIAGIVLGPSLIGTVFPEFSATLFPPQSLGNLQFLSQIGLILFMFVIGMELDLKVLQTKAKDAVVISHASIVFPFALGLWLAYFIYQSFAPEGIQFISFGLFMGIAMSITAFPVLARIVQERGIHKTRLGTIVITCAAADDITAWCILAAVIAIVKAGSIVSSFYTILLAVTYVLLMIKVVRPFLKRVGDLHTSKESLSKSIVAIFFLTLIVSSYATEVIGIHALFGAFMAGAIMPENIKFRNLFIEKIEDIAVVLLLPLFFVFTGLRTQIGLLNDPYLWKVTGLIILVAVVGKFAGSALAAKYTGQSWKDSLTIGALMNTRGLMELVVLNIGYDLGVLTPEIFAMMVIMALVTTFMTGPALNLINWLFKSKPEEEAVTETKVMRQFKILFSFGKPESGKALLKLANSLTKRGKQNAALTAMHISPTSELHQFDIDEYEKEIFEPVVAESVKIDQPISTLFKASADVDSEITSLANKGDYDLLLIELEESIYEGSFLGKLLGFTTRIINPEKLLNTVTGKENLFGNSTFDEGTKLILSKSTIPVGVFIDKNFEKTDHICIPFYDEKDVFLISYAQKFIQNNGTQVVILDTEGHIKNNPHIREKIREAQQVSPNHILLITQTGVEKEFLKQQDLILISFESWKKMVENKSRWLQSIPSTLIVSARAEE; encoded by the coding sequence ATGAAAAAATTCAAGAACGGCTTTTTTTATATTATAACAATAGGAGCTTTTTCTGTTTTAATGTACTGGATCATTCTCATGGGCATTAAACTGGAGAAGGGCAGAGCAATCAAAGCAGCTGTTTCTGAAAAAACCAAGTGGGACGATTTTACAGATTCTCTTCTTCATAATCTGCAGCATCCATTGGCCATTCTGCTGGCACAAATTGTGACCATCATTTTTGCCGCACGTTTCTTTGGCTGGGTATTCAAAAAGATCGGACAACCAACTGTCATCGGAGAAATTATTGCCGGTATTGTTTTAGGGCCGTCATTGATTGGTACTGTGTTTCCCGAATTCTCCGCTACATTGTTTCCTCCTCAATCACTAGGCAATCTGCAATTCCTTAGCCAGATAGGTCTTATCCTTTTCATGTTTGTGATTGGGATGGAACTTGATCTTAAAGTGCTGCAAACAAAAGCAAAAGATGCAGTGGTCATCAGTCATGCAAGTATTGTTTTTCCATTTGCGTTGGGGCTTTGGTTAGCGTATTTTATTTACCAATCATTTGCGCCTGAGGGTATCCAATTCATTTCATTCGGATTGTTCATGGGCATTGCCATGAGCATTACAGCTTTTCCTGTACTTGCAAGAATTGTGCAGGAGCGTGGCATTCATAAAACCAGGCTCGGTACTATCGTGATCACCTGCGCTGCGGCTGATGATATAACAGCATGGTGCATCCTGGCTGCTGTAATTGCCATTGTAAAAGCAGGTTCTATTGTGAGCTCATTCTATACAATACTGCTTGCTGTTACTTATGTACTGCTGATGATAAAGGTGGTGCGACCGTTTTTAAAACGTGTAGGTGATCTCCATACATCAAAAGAAAGTTTAAGTAAATCAATTGTTGCTATCTTTTTTCTTACCCTTATTGTCTCATCGTATGCAACAGAGGTGATCGGCATACATGCATTGTTTGGTGCATTCATGGCAGGTGCTATTATGCCGGAGAATATCAAATTCAGAAATCTCTTTATCGAAAAGATTGAAGACATCGCTGTGGTGTTGTTGCTGCCGTTGTTTTTTGTATTCACAGGTTTGCGTACGCAGATAGGGTTGTTGAACGATCCTTATTTATGGAAAGTAACCGGGCTTATTATTCTTGTTGCGGTGGTAGGAAAATTTGCAGGCAGTGCATTGGCGGCAAAATACACAGGGCAAAGCTGGAAAGACAGTTTAACCATTGGTGCATTAATGAACACCAGGGGATTGATGGAGTTAGTTGTATTGAACATCGGTTATGATCTTGGTGTGCTTACACCTGAAATATTTGCCATGATGGTGATCATGGCATTGGTAACAACATTTATGACCGGGCCTGCACTGAATCTCATTAACTGGTTGTTTAAATCAAAACCGGAAGAGGAAGCGGTAACTGAAACAAAAGTGATGCGGCAATTCAAAATACTTTTTTCATTCGGTAAACCTGAATCGGGCAAAGCATTGTTGAAGCTGGCCAACAGCTTAACAAAAAGGGGAAAGCAAAACGCCGCACTAACGGCCATGCATATTTCGCCCACAAGCGAACTGCACCAGTTTGATATCGATGAATACGAGAAAGAGATATTTGAACCGGTTGTTGCAGAGTCGGTAAAGATCGATCAACCAATCAGCACTTTGTTTAAAGCATCGGCTGATGTTGACAGTGAAATAACCAGTCTGGCAAACAAAGGTGATTATGATCTGCTGTTGATTGAACTGGAAGAGTCCATCTATGAAGGAAGTTTTTTGGGTAAGCTCCTTGGCTTTACCACACGCATCATCAATCCTGAAAAATTATTGAATACAGTAACAGGTAAAGAAAATTTATTCGGCAATTCTACTTTCGACGAGGGCACAAAATTGATCTTATCGAAATCTACCATTCCTGTGGGTGTTTTTATTGATAAGAATTTTGAAAAGACAGATCACATCTGTATTCCGTTTTATGATGAGAAAGATGTTTTCCTCATCAGCTATGCACAGAAGTTTATTCAGAACAACGGTACACAGGTGGTTATTCTCGATACGGAAGGGCATATCAAAAACAATCCCCACATCCGGGAAAAAATAAGAGAAGCACAACAGGTGTCGCCGAATCATATCTTACTCATTACGCAAACAGGCGTTGAAAAAGAATTCCTGAAGCAGCAGGATCTCATACTCATCAGTTTTGAAAGCTGGAAGAAAATGGTGGAGAACAAAAGCCGTTGGCTGCAAAGCATTCCGTCAACACTTATTGTGTCAGCAAGGGCAGAAGAGTAG